A region from the Rosa rugosa chromosome 6, drRosRugo1.1, whole genome shotgun sequence genome encodes:
- the LOC133715967 gene encoding uncharacterized protein LOC133715967, translating into MRILRLLHRSSVREFCGGLNWGLAGRGVIVKDKAFQNLNSSQLYLHGATVAESLSGLAVYVRGNVTGEACKISKPQFGKLLKQVTNHISSMSNIYVHDGAVGSSLKAGAKVRVISDSPSAVLSLSSILWGTPTRAVSHDSRPLTVYVATSISPDIGDIIGLELKGENALIAADIERSSLVLCGNAFSDSNATKQALAALSGPVIFARRGLPLSARLLVFGDSVLLLFAPEDTIKGCGDLLVPGDIGVILSSEAVAPLFQTGSSGSSNLFKLPAAVVLATFDSSGVIPSVSKLAPGQAAYHFLAGYQNGKFMPAYSKGPSSIDLLELAKEFLLKLKDDRISSYLVNANGGEKGATGKDFARLVESTLSNNIPPFQAKGGNLQDTYKSFLSSRFGEVPEEFSF; encoded by the exons ATGAGGATCCTCCGATTACTTCATCGCAGCAGCGTGCGGGAATTTTGTGGTGGTCTGAATTGGGGTTTGGCGGGAAGAGGTGTAATTGTAAAGGACAAAGCTTTTCAAAACTTGAACTCCTCTCAACTCTATCTCCATGGTGCAACAGTTGCAG AATCACTGTCTGGACTTGCGGTTTATGTTAGAGGAAATGTCACCGGAGAAGCTTGTAAAATTTCCAAGCCGCAGTTCGGCAAACTTTTAAAACAG GTTACGAATCACATATCATCCATGTCAAACATATATGTCCATGATGGGGCAGTTGGTTCATCACTCAAAGCTGGTGCAAAAGTTCGCGTTATAAGTGATAGCCCATCTGCTGTATTGTCACTTTCCAGCATTCTCTGGGGGACACCCACCCGTGCAGTCTCTCATGATTCTCGTCCTTTAACAGTTTATGTGGCTACTTCTATAAG TCCAGACATTGGAGACATTATTGGCCTTGAATTGAAAGGAGAAAATGCACTTATAGCTGCTGATATTGAGCGTTCTTCACTTGTTTTATGTGGCAATGCCTTCTCAGATTCAAATGCAACTAAACAAGCACTAGCTGCCTTGTCCGGACCTGTTATATTTGCCCGAAGAGGCCTTCCCCTATCTGCAAG GCTTTTAGTGTTTGGTGATTCTGTGCTTCTTTTATTTGCACCAGAAGATACCATTAAGGGGTGTGGAGATCTGTTGGTGCCAGGAGATATAGGTGTTATTCTTTCTTCTGAAGCTGTTGCCCCATTGTTTCAAACTGGAAGCTCTGGTAGCTCAAATCTATTCAAGTTGCCAGCTGCTGTAGTCCTTGCAACTTTTGACAG TTCTGGTGTTATACCTTCTGTATCAAAGCTTGCACCTGGCCAGGCAGCTTATCACTTCCTGGCTGGTTATCAAAATGGGAAGTTCATGCCTGCATACAGCAAAGGCCCTTCATCTATTGACCTGTTGGAACTAGCGAAGGAGTTTCTGTTGAAG TTGAAAGATGACCGGATCTCATCCTACCTGGTTAATGCCAATGGAGGAGAAAAGGGTGCAACTG GCAAAGATTTTGCTCGGTTGGTGGAATCAACTCTGTCAAATAACATCCCACCGTTCCAAGCAAAAG GTGGGAATCTTCAAGACACATACAAGAGCTTCTTATCTAGCAGATTTGGAGAAGTGCCAGAAGAATTCTCATTCTGA
- the LOC133718689 gene encoding norbelladine synthase-like: MVVGGQVLHELEVQVCASQAWELMGTLELAKLIQQTLTDVIDNIEVVQGDGQAGTIIKVTFAPGVPGPRWQKEKFTMVDNEKRVKEVEVIEGGYLELGFTLFRVRGEIIESASCCCIIKSTIEYELKEDAAANVSLVSAHPFAKIAEIAKNHLLLQN, from the exons ATGGTTGTTGGCGGGCAAGTTTTGCATGAGTTAGAGGTTCAAGTGTGTGCAAGCCAAGCATGGGAGCTGATGGGCACACTTGAGCTCGCTAAACTCATCCAACAAACCCTCACCGATGTAATTGACAATATTGAAGTCGTACAAGGCGATGGACAAGCCGGAACTATTATCAAAGTAACATTTGCACCGG GAGTACCGGGCCCTAGATGGCAAAAGGAGAAGTTCACAATGGTAGATAATGAAAAGCGGGTGAAAGAAGTGGAGGTGATTGAAGGTGGATATCTGGAATTAGGGTTTACCCTTTTCCGAGTTCGAGGCGAAATCATAGAGTCCGCCTCCTGCTGTTGCATTATCAAATCAACCATTGAGTATGAGCTTAAGGAAGATGCTGCTGCCAACGTCTCACTTGTGTCCGCGCACCCTTTCGCAAAAATTGCAGAGATCGCCAAAAACCATCTCCTCCTCCAAAATTAA
- the LOC133717040 gene encoding transcription factor MYB41-like encodes MGRSACCDENGLKKGPWTAEEDEKLVEYMERCGDDGNHHRGGISWRQVPKLAGLKRCGKSCRLRWTNYLRPDIKRGNFSHQEEQTIINLHKLLGNKWSEIASNLPGRTDNEIKNFWNTHLKKKLLQMGIDPVTHTPISATHDYLSTIAASTSFSPCDWALLQYLNSKIQVLQNNILQRQGLLISNNTGPNAYDQYRSCMLGMEMEAAAVNYYNNYVLGSSPSRSCSVPDQQLVYHHGHGLGYDYDDLNSATMMNRHSNCLQGTSFGTSEYDHHDSKFAIPNMKVPSSTDDDHHKLQYGEGGHHYHQLPVLVSAATSAYVTITHDTTANDQFATPNIPHRSPF; translated from the exons ATGGGAAGATCAGCATGTTGTGATGAAAATGGGTTAAAGAAAGGGCCGTGGACagcagaagaagatgaaaagcTGGTGGAGTACATGGAGAGGTGCGGTGACGATGGGAATCATCATCGCGGCGGAATTAGTTGGAGACAAGTGCCAAAGCTTGCAGGTTTGAAGAGGTGTGGAAAGAGCTGCAGGCTACGATGGACCAACTATCTGAGGCCTGATATCAAGAGGGGAAACTTCTCCCACCAAGAAGAGCAAACCATCATCAATCTCCATAAACTGCTCGGAAACAA ATGGTCCGAGATAGCAAGCAACCTTCCGGGAAGGACTGATAACGAAATCAAGAACTTCTGGAACACCCATTTAAAGAAGAAGCTGCTCCAAATGGGAATCGACCCCGTCACCCACACACCAATTTCTGCAACTCATGATTATCTCTCCACCATAGCTGCTAGTACTAGCTTCAGTCCATGCGATTGGGCGCTCCTCCAGTACTTGAACTCCAAAATCCAAGTGTTGCAAAATAATATACTACAACGGCAAGGACTTCTAATTAGCAACAACACTGGTCCTAATGCATATGATCAGTATCGCTCATGTATGCTAGGGATGGAGATGGAGGCTGCTGCAGTTAATTATTATAATAATTATGTTTTAGGGTCATCACCATCCAGAAGCTGCTCAGTTCCGGACCAACAGCTAGTATATCATCATGGGCATGGACTTGGATATGATTATGATGATTTAAATAGTGCAACCATGATGAATCGTCATTCTAATTGTCTCCAAGGTACTTCTTTCGGGACTAGTGAGTATGATCATCATGATTCCAAGTTTGCCATTCCAAATATGAAAGTCCCATCCAGTACTGATGATGATCATCATAAGCTGCAGTATGGTGAGGGTGGTCATCATTATCATCAATTGCCTGTTTTGGTTTCAGCAGCCACCTCGGCCTACGTCACTATCACTCATGATACTACTGCTAATGATCAATTTGCTACCCCAAATATTCCTCATAGATCACCTTTCTAA
- the LOC133715969 gene encoding inositol-tetrakisphosphate 1-kinase 1-like, which produces MSDSNGQPPRRHRIGYAFPPKKEQTFIQPSLIAHAGQHGIDLVPVDASKALTQQGPFDCIIHKLYDDDWNQQLKEYSSLYPRTVILDPPESIARLHNRVSMLDVINAAFKAPRVENVGVPKQVLIHDPAELESDLGLKFPVIAKPVLANGSAKSHQMSMVFSGEGLKKVETPILLQEFVNHGGTIFKVYVIGDYTECVKRRSLPDISDEQRTKLAGVVVPFSQISNEEVDIEGVEMPPPGFVEELAKGICDGLKLNFFNFDVIRDSNDKHSYYVIDINYFPGYAKLHNFEHLLTDFFLAVLSNKSMSQLEQE; this is translated from the coding sequence ATGTCAGACAGTAATGGCCAGCCTCCGCGACGCCACCGCATCGGCTACGCCTTCCCGCCGAAGAAAGAGCAGACCTTCATCCAACCGTCGCTGATCGCCCACGCCGGACAACACGGCATCGATCTGGTCCCCGTCGATGCCTCCAAAGCCTTGACCCAGCAGGGCCCCTTCGACTGCATCATCCACAAGCTCTACGACGACGACTGGAATCAGCAATTGAAGGAATACTCGTCTCTCTATCCCCGCACCGTCATCCTCGATCCGCCCGAGTCCATCGCCCGCCTCCACAACCGGGTGTCGATGCTCGACGTCATCAACGCCGCCTTCAAAGCCCCTCGAGTCGAGAATGTCGGGGTCCCCAAGCAGGTCCTGATCCACGACCCGGCCGAACTGGAATCCGATCTGGGATTGAAATTTCCGGTCATCGCGAAGCCTGTGCTGGCCAATGGCAGCGCCAAGTCGCACCAAATGTCTATGGTTTTCAGCGGCGAGGGGTTGAAGAAGGTCGAGACCCCCATTTTGCTGCAGGAGTTTGTCAACCACGGCGGCACCATCTTCAAGGTCTACGTCATCGGGGATTACACCGAGTGCGTCAAGCGTAGGTCGCTGCCCGACATCTCCGACGAGCAGCGCACCAAATTGGCAGGGGTTGTGGTGCCTTTCTCCCAGATTTCCAATGAAGAAGTTGACATTGAGGGTGTTGAGATGCCGCCACCTGGGTTTGTGGAGGAGCTGGCCAAGGGGATTTGCGACGGCCTCAAACTCAATTTCTTCAACTTCGATGTCATCAGGGATTCCAATGACAAGCATAGCTATTATGTTATTGACATCAATTACTTTCCTGGCTATGCCAAACTCCACAACTTCGAGCACCTTTTGACGGACTTTTTCTTGGCTGTACTTTCCAACAAGTCCATGTCTCAGCTTGAACAAGAATGA
- the LOC133715966 gene encoding protein FAR1-RELATED SEQUENCE 4: MGHMKTFRPITSSFEVGEVDGKCRVDLNFPTPTPTTTVMEAISIVEEPHDAMEFESHEAAYDYYKAYAKSVGFGTAKLSSRRSRASKEFIDAKFSCIRYGNKQQSDDAINPRPSPKIGCKASMHVKRRPNGNWYVYSFVKEHNHELLPAQAHFFRSHRNADPLKNNNDVRMRRRKNVNSVSSLFSAYQNVDCLESYLRNQHDKGRSLSLESGDAQVLLECFMRMQEENPKFYYAVDLNEEHRLRNVFWVDSKGMEDYTNFSDVVFFDTTYFTNKYKMPLVLFIGVNHHIQPTLMGCALIADETVYTFVWLMQTWLIAMGEQAPRVILSDQNDAIKAAIAAVFPGTRHCFSLWHIMEKIHGQLEFWSMWNDTFMAEFNECVFKSWSEEQFDKRWCKLLDKFNLREVEWIQSLYEDRTHWVPTFMRDISFAGLSPTSRSSSLNSSFDKYFQAETSVPEFMESYRVILEDRYEEEAKANFDAWHETPELKSPSPFEKQLALVYTREVFKNFQVEVLGAAACHLKKESEDMTTTTYSVKDIEDEQNYIVEWNESKSDICCSCHSFEYKGYLCRHAIVVLQMSGVFTIPAKYVLQRWTNTAMSRHAIGEKLDEVQSKVRRYNDLCRRAIILGEEGSLSQESYDLALCAIKEALKQCTSLNTSVESNAKPNDLAIDGICGIEESQCGMTSDDKIFGPKVSTASKTPRRVGTGKVVARHGKGKVPQPEDMRVGTQDQFPQMQVCSETRPPMLMQLHNVVPPQLHNMVPSMFQNVAPAQFHNVACSTPVQENRLPQ; encoded by the exons ATGGGACATATGAAAACCTTTAGACCCATTACCAGCAGTTTTGAAGTTGGTGAGGTGGATGGTAAGTGCAGAGTGGATTTGAATTTTCCCACACCAACACCAACAACAACAGTGATGGAGGCCATTTCAATTGTAGAGGAGCCTCATGATGCCATGGAGTTTGAATCTCATGAAGCTGCATATGATTACTACAAAGCATATGCCAAGTCTGTGGGTTTCGGCACTGCTAAATTGAGCAGTCGTCGATCTAGGGCGTCCAAAGAATTCATTGATGCCAAATTTTCATGCATAAGATATGGAAACAAGCAGCAGTCCGATGATGCCATCAATCCCCGGCCTTCCCCCAAAATTGGTTGCAAGGCAAGCATGCATGTGAAGCGCAGGCCAAATGGTAATTGGTATGTCTATAGTTTCGTAAAGGAGCACAACCATGAGCTTTTACCGGCTCAAGCACATTTCTTTCGCAGCCACAGAAATGCAGACCCGCTTAAGAATAACAACGATGTTAGGATGCGAAGACGGAAGAATGTGAATTCAGTGTCCAGCTTATTCAGTGCATATCAGAATGTTGATTGTTTAGAGAGTTATTTGAGAAATCAGCATGATAAGGGACGGTCCTTGTCTCTAGAGTCAGGGGATGCTCAAGTGCTACTGGAATGCTTTATGCGCATGCAGGaagaaaatccaaaattctACTATGCAGTTGATCTAAATGAAGAGCACCGGTTGAGAAATGTGTTCTGGGTAGACTCCAAAGGAATGGAAGACTACACCAACTTCAGTGATGTTGTTTTCTTTGACACCACATACTTCACAAACAAGTATAAAATGCCCTTGGTTCTTTTTATAGGAGTGAACCATCATATTCAACCCACGTTAATGGGTTGTGCATTGATTGCGGATGAGACGGTTTATACTTTTGTGTGGTTAATGCAGACATGGTTAATAGCAATGGGGGAACAAGCTCCACGAGTGATACTCTCTGACCAGAACGACGCCATCAAAGCGGCTATTGCAGCAGTATTTCCAGGCACACGCCATTGCTTTTCTTTGTGGCATATAATGGAGAAAATACACGGGCAGCTCGAGTTTTGGAGCATGTGGAATGATACTTTTATGGCTGAGTTTAATGAGTGTGTTTTTAAGTCCTGGTCAGAAGAACAATTTGACAAGAGATGGTGCAAACTGCTTGATAAGTTTAATCTGAGAGAAGTTGAATGGATTCAGTCCTTGTATGAAGATCGTACTCATTGGGTGCCCACTTTCATGAGAGATATATCCTTTGCTGGATTGTCTCCAACTTCACGGTCGTCAAGTTTGAATTCATCATTTGACAAATATTTCCAAGCGGAAACTTCAGTACCAGAGTTTATGGAAAGTTACAGGGTAATTCTTGAAGATAGGTATGAAGAGGAAGCAAAAGCAAATTTTGATGCTTGGCATGAAACACCCGAGTTGAAGTCTCCATCACCTTTTGAGAAGCAACTGGCACTGGTGTACACACGGGAAGTTTTTAAAAACTTCCAAGTGGAGGTTTTGGGAGCAGCTGCTTGTCATCTTAAGAAAGAAAGTGAAGACATGACAACCACAACGTACAGTGTAAAAGACATTGAAGATGAACAGAATTATATAGTGGAGTGGAACGAATCGAAGTCGGATATATGTTGTTCGTGCCATTCATTTGAGTATAAAGGTTATCTCTGCAGACATGCTATTGTTGTTCTCCAAATGTCTGGTGTTTTCACCATACCTGCCAAATATGTATTGCAGCGGTGGACAAATACTGCTATGAGCAGGCATGCCATTGGCGAAAAATTGGATGAGGTACAATCTAAGGTCCGTCGTTACAATGATTTATGTCGACGAGCCATAATATTGGGTGAAGAAGGGTCACTTTCTCAGGAGAGTTATGATCTAGCATTATGTGCCATAAAAGAAGCTTTAAAGCAATGCACGAGTTTGAACACCTCTGTTGAAAGCAATGCAAAACCTAATGACTTGGCAATAGATGGTATTTGTGGTATTGAAGAGAGTCAATGTGGTATGACATCTGATGACAAGATTTTTGGTCCGAAAGTGAGTACTGCTAGCAAGACTCCTAGGAGAGTTGGGACTGGGAAAGTGGTGGCAAGGCATGGGAAAGGAAAG GTACCTCAGCCGGAAGATATGAGAGTTGGAACACAAGACCAGTTTCCCCAAATG CAAGTTTGTTCTGAGACAAGGCCGCCTATGCTGATGCAGCTACATAATGTGGTGCCTCCGCAGTTGCATAATATGGTGCCATCAATGTTTCAAAATGTCGCACCGGCACAGTTCCATAACGTGGCTTGTTCGACACCTGTGCAGGAGAATCGTCTCCCTCAATAA
- the LOC133715968 gene encoding uncharacterized protein LOC133715968: MWFEIICGLVLYRLYKLIFSDGDDVLDIETSDSTALFAVADRLAKLYDGAKVYVGLRIPDADTASPQHIDLVLLSKGQAVVIAVKNLSGFISVKPDGSWVSESLTKHKSEQHPDPLAETKRQASILESYLEQRGAALPQGYLSCKVILSNPKVCTIQSSSFPPEIITYDQWVQMKPEPKSMFSGWMNGAFRGGKKEMQESIHQNLNFILSTAPMWDRLELKGNKYVLGEFLEFKGKQEDVQALRHIKRSKISRLVVQKTSMLGFAPSRLQVLYTRRDYRSEGASASEWKEANVRSSTEVVFQLDNSSRVRKFKLSSICSMSLSA; the protein is encoded by the exons ATGTGGTTCGAAATCATCTGCGGCCTGGTGCTTTACAGACTGTACAAGTTGATCTTCTCCGACGGCGACGACGTCTTGGATATCGAGACCTCTGATTCTACTGCTCTCTTCGCCGTCGCCGACAGGCTCGCTAAGCTCTACGATGGCGCCAAGGTCTACGTTGGCCTCCGGATCCCCGACGCCGATACCGCTTCCCCTCAGCACATCGATTTGGTTCTCCTCAGCAAAGG gcAGGCAGTGGTGATAgccgtgaagaacttgtcaggATTCATCTCCGTCAAGCCCGATGGCAGCTGGGTTTCTGAGAGCCTCACTAAACACAAATCAGAGCAGCATCCTGATCCT CTGGCGGAGACAAAAAGACAAGCTTCAATTCTTGAGTCCTATCTTGAACAAAGAGGAGCTGCTTTACCACAAGGATATTTGTCTTGCAAAGTAATACTTTCCAATCCAAAAGTATG TACTATTCAGTCAAGCAGTTTCCCACCAGAAATCATTACTTATGACCAGTGGGTACAAATGAAACCAGAACCAAAAAGTATGTTTTCTGGTTGGATGAACGGCGCATTCCGTGGTGGAAAGAAAGAGATGCAAGAATCTATTCATCAGAACCTTAATTTCATTCTTAGTACAGCACCAATGTGGGATAG GTTGGAGCTTAAAGGTAACAAGTATGTTCTTGGGGAATTTCTGGAATTCAAGGGTAAGCAGGAAGATGTTCAGGCTTTGAGGCATATTAAAAGATCAAAAATTAGCCGCCTTGTTGTCCAAAAGACAAGCATGCTTGGATTTG CCCCTTCAAGGCTCCAAGTTCTGTATACTCGTCGTGATTACCGAAGTGAAGGAGCTTCAGCTTCTGAGTGGAAAGAAGCAAATGTAAGGTCAAGCACGGAGGTTGTCTTTCAGCTTGACAATTCTTCAAGAGTCCGCAAGTTTAAGCTCTCCTCAATTTGTTCTATGTCTCTGAGTGCTTAA
- the LOC133714113 gene encoding WEB family protein At5g16730, chloroplastic-like codes for MSSKSKSSVSETPKKAASEIPKKAASETPKKASPATPRVSKLSRAVGAGAGAGAAAKSESDSAASPSPLQNSRLSIDRSPRPVNSPKPTTIERRSPKITTPPPAEKQPTRGTKGSELQAQLSLVQEDLKKAKEQIDLIEKEKAKAIDDLKEAQRVSEEANEKLRDALVAQKRAQEDSEIEKFRAVELEQAGIEAAQKKEGEWEKELEAVRNQHALDVATLLSTTQELQKLKQELTMTCDAKNQALNHADDATKIAEIHVEKVEILSAELTRLKGLLESKQESETSEHSKMVLQLESEVESLKLQLEKAKGYEERLMEKETSIEQLNVELESAKMAESYAHSIVEEWKIRVEELEMQVEEANKAEKSASESLDSVMKQLEGNHDLLHDAESEIAALKEKVSLLEMTIVRHRGDLEESERCLGTTKEENQKMTKMVESLKSELETVKEEKLQALSNEKLAASSVQSLLEEKNKLINELEHSRDEEEKSKKAMESLASALHEVSTEAREAKEKLLTNQAEHDSYELQIEDLKMVLKATNEKHEAIIDDAKHEIHLLTSNVEQCKTELQHAKADWEQKELHLVNSVKHSEEENSSMEKEINRLLNLLKSTEEEACAMKEEEAQLKDSMKEVESEVICLQEAVAEAKAENMKLKESILDKENEFQSVIHENEELQNREAASHKKVEELSKLLEEAVAKKQAEENGELTDSEKDYDLLPKVVEFSEENGHGREEKLKVELPPPQSVEPKSENLCQENNVSNGKAEHVDSAQIDTLNGKPKGDESKEKEDDSVEVEYKMWESCKIEKKEFSPEREQEQESFEEEVNSKGDGGEKLDQINGLTSTESVDDSATSPSKQQQQKKKKPLLRKFGSLLKKKGTSNNK; via the exons ATGTCTTCCAAGTCCAA ATCTAGTGTATCTGAAACTCCTAAAAAGGCAGCATCTGAAATTCCTAAGAAAGCAGCATCTGAAACTCCTAAGAAAGCATCACCAGCAACCCCGCGAGTGAGTAAACTGAGCAGGGCAGTGGGAGCTGGAGCGGGAGCGGGAGCGGCTGCTAAATCAGAATCCGATTCAGCAGCATCTCCTTCTCCTTTGCAGAATTCTCGCCTTTCAATTGATCGGTCCCCGCGCCCTGTCAACTCCCCCAAGCCAACAACAATTGAGCGTCGATCACCCAAGATCACTACCCCGCCGCCAGCTGAA AAACAACCCACACGGGGCACTAAGGGATCAGAATTACAGGCTCAGTTGAGTCTTGTTCAGGAAGATCTAAAGAAAGCAAAGGAGCAGATAGATTTGATTGAAAAAGAGAAGGCAAAAGCAATCGATGATTTGAAAGAAGCACAGAGAGTGTCTGAGGAGGCAAATGAGAAGCTCAGAGATGCCTTGGTGGCTCAAAAGCGAGCCCAAGAGGATTCAGAAATCGAAAAGTTTCGTGCTGTTGAGTTGGAACAGGCAGGAATTGAAGCAGCCCAGAAGAAGGAAGGTGAATGGGAGAAAGAGCTTGAAGCTGTTAGGAATCAGCATGCGCTGGATGTGGCTACTCTACTCTCTACTACTCAAGAACTTCAAAAGCTGAAGCAAGAACTGACCATGACCTGTGATGCAAAAAACCAGGCACTGAACCATGCTGATGATGCAACTAAGATTGCTGAGATTCATGTCGAGAAGGTGGAGATTCTCTCGGCTGAGTTGACCCGGTTGAAGGGCTTACTAGAATCGAAGCAGGAATCAGAGACTAGTGAACATAGCAAGATGGTGCTTCAGCTTGAATCAGAGGTAGAATCTCTCAAGCTGCAACTTGAGAAAGCAAAAGGTTACGAGGAGAGATTGATGGAGAAAGAGACTTCCATTGAACAGCTTAACGTTGAGCTTGAGTCAGCCAAGATGGCTGAATCTTATGCTCACAGTATTGTTGAGGAGTGGAAAATTAGGGTTGAGGAATTAGAGATGCAGGTTGAGGAAGCAAATAAGGCAGAGAAATCTGCATCAGAATCTTTAGATTCAGTCATGAAACAACTAGAGGGAAACCATGACTTATTGCACGATGCAGAATCTGAAATTGCTGCTCTTAAAGAGAAGGTGAGTTTGCTGGAAATGACAATTGTAAGACATAGAGGAGATCTTGAGGAATCAGAACGCTGTCTTGGTACGACCAaggaagaaaatcagaaaatgacAAAAATGGTTGAGTCACTTAAGTCTGAGCTCGAAACTGTGAAGGAGGAGAAATTGCAGGCTTTAAGCAATGAGAAACTTGCAGCATCAAGTGTTCAAAGCCTgttagaagaaaaaaacaaactCATAAATGAGTTGGAACATTCCagggatgaagaagagaagagcAAAAAAGCAATGGAAAGCTTAGCTTCTGCCCTACATGAAGTCTCCACAGAAGCtagagaagcaaaagaaaagctGCTAACCAATCAAGCGGAGCACGATAGTTATGAGTTGCAGATAGAAGACCTTAAAATGGTCttgaaagcaaccaatgaaaAGCATGAAGCCATAATTGATGATGCAAAACATGAAATTCATCTTCTTACAAGTAATGTAGAACAATGCAAGACTGAGTTACAACATGCGAAGGCTGACTGGGAGCAAAAAGAACTTCACCTGGTGAATTCTGTAAAGCATTCAGAAGAAGAAAACTCTTCtatggaaaaagaaataaacaggCTGCTAAATTTGCTCAAAAGCACCGAGGAAGAAGCTTGTGCTatgaaggaagaagaagcgCAGTTGAAAGATAGCATGAAGGAAGTTGAATCTGAGGTTATCTGTTTGCAGGAAGCTGTTGCAGAAGCAAAGGCTGAGAACATGAAACTAAAGGAAAGCATATTGGACAAAGAAAATGAGTTCCAGAGTGTTATACATGAAAATGAGGAGCTCCAGAACAGGGAGGCTGCTTCTCATAAGAAGGTGGAGGAATTGTCAAAGCTACTTGAAGAAGCTGTGGCCAAGAAGCAAGCCGAGGAAAATGGTGAGCTAACGGACAGTGAGAAGGACTATGATTTGCTTCCTAAGGTAGTCGAATTCTCTGAAGAGAATGGGCATGGAAGAGAAGAGAAACTCAAAGTGGAGCTTCCACCACCTCAAAGTGTGGAACCGAAGAGTGAAAATTTATGCCAAGAGAATAATGTCTCGAATGGCAAGGCTGAACATGTGGATTCTGCTCAAATCGACACTCTGAATGGGAAACCGAAAGGTGATGAGAgcaaagagaaagaagatgacTCCGTAGAAGTTGAATATAAAATGTGGGAGAGCTGCAAGATTgaaaagaaggaattttcgcCAGAGAGAGAACAGGAGCAGGAATCGTTCGAAGAGGAAGTGAACTCAAAGGGGGATGGTGGTGAGAAATTGGATCAAATAAATGGATTAACTTCAACTGAAAGTGTTGATGACAGTGCAACTTCTCCATCAaagcagcaacaacagaagaagaagaagcctttACTCCGCAAATTTGGAAGCCTTCTCAAGAAGAAGGGCACTAGCAACAACAAGTAG